Part of the Triticum aestivum cultivar Chinese Spring chromosome 4D, IWGSC CS RefSeq v2.1, whole genome shotgun sequence genome is shown below.
ccaaggtcgatgtgatcgccgtcggcacgctacctctgcatctacctacgggattagttttaaacctcaataattgttatttagtgccagctttgagcatgaacattgtatctggatctcgtttaattcgagatggctactcatttaaatccgagaataatggttgttctatttatttgagagatatgttttatggtcatgccccgctggtcaatggtttattcttgatgaatctcgaacgtgatgttacacatattcatagtgtgaataccaaaagatgtaaagttgataacgatagtcccacatacttgtggcactgccgccttggtcacattggtgtcaagcgcatgaagaagctccatgcagatggacttttggagtctcttgattacgaatcatttgacacgtgcgaaccatgcctcatgggtaagatgaccaagactccgttctccggaacaatggagcgagcaaccaacttattggaaatcatacataccgatgtgtgcggtccaatgagtgttgaggctcgcggaggatatcgttatgttctcactctcactgatgacttaagtagatatgggtatgtctacctaatgaaacacaagtctgaaacctttgaaaagttcaaggaatttcagagtgaggttgagaatcaacgtgacagaaaaataaaattcttacgatcagatcgtggtggagaatatttaagtcacgaatttggtgcgcacttaaggaaatgtggaatcgtttcacaactcacgccgcctggaacacctcagcgaaacggtgtgtccgaacgtcgtaatcgcactctattggatatggtgcgatctatgatgtctcttaccgatttaccgctctcattttggggctatgctttagagactgccgcattcactttaaatagggctccgtcgaaatccgttgagacgacaccgtatgaattatggtttgggaagaaacctaagctgtcgtttctaaaagtttggggatgcgatgcttatgtcaagaaacttcaacctgaaaagctcgaacccaagtcggagaaatgcgtcttcataggataccctaaggaaactattgggtataccttctacctcagatccgaaggcaagatcttcgttgccaagaacgggtcctttctggagaaggagtttctctcgaaagaattgagtgggaggaaagtggaacttgatgaggtgatagtcaccccttccgaaccggaaagtagcgcagcgcgggaagatgttcctgtggtgcctacaccgactggggaggaagttaatgatgatgatcatgaagcttcggatcaagttactactgaacttcgtaggtccacaaggacacgttccgcaccagagtggtacggcaaccctgtcctggaaatcatgttgttagacaacggtgaaccttcgaactatgaagaagcgatggcgggcccggattccgacaaatggctagaagccatgaaatccgagataggatccatgtatgaaaacgaagtatggactttgactgacttgcccgatgatcggcgagccatagaaaataaatggatctttaagaagaagacagacgcggatggtaatgtgaccatctataaggctcgacttgtcgctaagggttatcgacaagttcaaggggttgactacgatgagactttctcacccgtagcgaagctgaagtccgtccgaatcatgttagcaattgccgcatactatgattatgagatatggcagatggacgtcaaaacggcattccttaacggcttccttaaggaagagttgtatatgatgcagccggaaggttttgtcgatcctaagaatgctaacaaagtatgcaagctccagcgctcaatctatgggctggtgcaagcatctcggagttggaacattcgctttgatgagatgatcaaagcgtttgggtttacacagacttatggagaagcctgtgtttacaagaaagtgagtgggagctctgtagcatttctcatattatatgtggatgacatactattgatgggaaatgatatagaattcttggaaagtataaaggcctatttgaataagtgtttttcaatgaaggaccttggagaagctgcttatatattaggcatcaagatctatagagatagatcaagacgcctcattggtctttcacagagtacataccttgacaagatattgaagaagttcaatatggatcagtccaagaaggggttcttgcctgtattgcaaggtgtgcaattgagcacggctcaatgcccgaccacggcagaagatatagaaaagatgagtgtcatcccctatgcctcggccatagggtctattatgtatgccatgctgtgtaccagacctgatgtaaaccttgccgtaagtttggtaggaaggtaccaaagtaatcccggcatggaacactggacagcggtcaagaatatcctgaagtacctgaagaggactaaggatatgtttctcgtttatggaggtgacgaagagctcgtcgtaaagggttacgtcgacgctagcttcgacacagatctggatgactcgaagtcacaaaccggatacgtgtatattttgaatggaggagcagtaagctggtgcagttgcaagcaaagcgtcgtggcgggatctacatgtgaagcggagtacatggcagcctcggaggcagcacaggaagcagtctggatgaaggagttcattaccgacctaggggtgattcccaatgcgtcgggcccgatgactctcttctgtgacaacactggagctattgcccttgcgaaggagcccaggtttcacaggaagaccaggcatatcaagcgtcgcttcaactccattcgtgaaagtgttcaaaatggagacatagatatttgtaaagtacatacggacctgaatgtagcagatccgttgactaaacctctccctagggcaaaacatgatcaacaccaggacgcaatgggtgttcgattcatcacaatgtaactagattattgactctagtgcaagtgggagactgttggaaatatgccctagaggcaataataaatggttattattatatttctttgttcatgataattgtctattgttcatgctataattgtgttatccggaaatcgtaatacatgtgtgaatacatagaccacaacgtgtccctagtaagcctctagttgactagctcgttgatcaacagatagtcatggtttcctgactatggacattggatgtcattgataacgggatcacatcattaggagaatgatgtgatggacaagacccaatcctaagcatagctcaaagatcgtgtagttcgtttgctagagcttttccaatgtcaagtatctttccttagaccatgagatcgtgcaactcccggataccgtaggagtactttgggtgtgccaaacgtcacaacgtaactgggtgactataaaggtacactacgggtatctccgaaagtgtctgttgggttggcacggatcgagactgggatttgtcactccgtatgacggagaggtatctctgggcccactcggtaatgcatcatcataatgagctcaatgtgactaaggcgttagtcacgggatcatgcattgcggtacgagtaaagagacttgccggtaacgagattgaacaaggtattgggataccgacgatcgaatctcgggcaagtaacataccgattgacaaagggaattgtatacgggattgattgaatcctcgacatcgtggttcatccgatgagatcatcgtggaacatgtgggagccaacatgggtatccagatcccgctgttggttattgaccggagaggcgtctcggtcatgtctgcatgtctcccgaacccgtagggtctacacacttaaggttcggtgacgctagggttgtagagatatgagtatgcggaaacccgaaagttgttcggagtcccggatgagatcccggacgtcacgaggagttccggaatggtccggaggtgaagaattatatataggaagtccagtttcggccaccgggaaagtttcgggggttatcggtattgtaccgggaccaccggaagggtcccgggggtccaccgggtggggccacctatcccggagggccccatgggctgaagtgggaagggaaccagcccttagtgggctggggcgccccccatgggcctccccctgcgcctagggttggaaaccctagggtggggggcgccccacttgacttggggggtaagttaccccccttggccgccgcccccccctctagatgggtcttggccggcgccccccctcccagggggcctatataaaggggggagggagggcagcaacataacagccttgggcgcctccctcctcccctgctacacctctccctctcgcagaagctcggcgaagccctgccgagatcccgctacatccaccaccacgccgtcatgctgctggatctccatcaacctttccttcccccttgctggatcaagaaggaggagacgtcgctgcaccgtacgtgtgttgaacgcggatgtgccgtccgttcggcactcggtcatcggtgatttggatcacggcgagtacgactccatcaacctcgttcattggaacgcttccgctcgcgatctacaagggtatgtagatgcactcctttcccctcattgctagtatactccatagatggatcttggtgagcgtaggaaaattttaaaattctgctacgatccccaacaagatAGACGTTTCACAAAATGGGCCATCTGAGTTAGACATAGCGACAGCGACGACGGACGACAAAATATGGATCGTTGATGGCGGacgaaatctctactcctaatggagcagttggggaatagtccgccggttatttttcgctggttttttcgtctctcctcccaccatcATATTTCGTTGGTTTTTTTCTATGGTTTTTTCACCTCCTCACGATCGGTCCGCTCACACACCGCCCACAGAAACAATCCATCGCCACCCACGACTCCCTCACCCGCCACCCACGACTCCCTCACCCTGGCTAGGGTTCCTAGCCCTATCCTCCGCCGCCGTTGCATGTTCCCGTCTGATCTCGCCCAAGCGCTTTGTTGACCTCGCCGGGAGCAGCCAGCTGGATCACGCCGCCGtgcctccctctctcccttctcttCTTTTCCCCTaccttctctctctcctctgaaCTGCGTGTCGCTCCGGTTAGAGGCCGGGGACACCTCGGCGCACGCCGCCTACCGGGAGACGCCGCTGCTGGACAGGGATAGCCAGGCAGCCGTGCGCGTGCAAGGTCGGTTCGCGGCACTGTCTCGTTTTCTCTGGTTCTTTTGCCCCGCACCAATGGTCTTTTTTCGATACAGACGCACAACGTGAAATGCCCACCCTGCTCGATTTGGATCtcagcggcgtcggcggcggctcctcccTCTAACCGCGGGTCAGGTCCCTCAACATGGCGGCGTCGGAGGCGGACGCGAGGCCGGTGCTGGTGCCGGGCGGCAACAAGGCCCCGGCGGCTGAGCGGAAACCTTCTCCCAAGCCGTTGCGGAAGGCGCCGGAGAAGCCTCCAGCCGCTGACCCGGCCAAAGAGGATGAGGTGCAGGGCGCGAAGAAGGACGCGGGGGCCGCCACTGCTGTTGGCGACGGCGGCGCTAGGAAGGGGAACTCGTCCCCATTGCCGCCACCGAGGAAGCTGCAAGATGCGCCGGCGGTGAACCTCAACGCGTCCTGCTCCTCGGAGGCCTCCGCGGAGTCGCTCCGCGGCCGGGCCCCAGGCGGAAGGACGGAGAGGGGTTGGTCCCGGCCGACCGCGCCCAAGCGTGGGAAGGCTGCGTCTAAGGTGGTGGAGAAGCACGCCGATGTCGCGGAGGTTGCCGCTCCGGTGACGCCGGAGGCCGTCCGAGGGAGGAGCCGGTGCGCCTGGGTGACTCCGACCACCGGTGAGTTCTTGCTTCCTGAATCCTGATGGTTTCCTTATCTAATCATTTATGCAGTATGCTTGCAATTTGTGCTTGTTCAGAACTGTCAGCTACTTATAAACACTAGAATTTTCAGTGTCCAATCATGTGTTGCAATTTCTGTCATCTTTTATATTATAGCATGATTAGTCACTCACCTATTTCCTCTGATTTAGTTGGAGATGCTGCTGCTATTTGTTCAGATTGGGGGAGGCTAGAGAGGCTTGCTTGATGTTGTGTTTGCTACGTCAGAGAGCAGTGAGAACTGAGatttgggtggggtggggggtggAGGTAGCAGGGAGAGGATGTTTGCTCGATGGAAGAGTGCAGGGTATGTTGCTTGCTACTGCTACTGTGTTATTGTGTTGTTTTGTTGTATTTCTGAACTGTTAGAGATATTGTCACAGTGCGATTTTGTTCCCAATATGGATATATGGTCTTTTCCAGTGCATGGCAAAACTAACTAATGATTGGGTGGTAACCTCATGATTGGGTGGTGCATGCAGGGCACGCCTCCGAGCTAGCCGATGCATACTATATCCAGTGTTCTGCTGCATCCGGTGCCACCTCAAAGAACACCTTCTTCTAGCTGGGCATTGAACgcctcaaggacgacgaggtgcagcaaCTGGGGTGGAAGCAGTTCAACTACATGATGAAGAATTGAGTGAAGGGGTTAAGACGGTTGCGTTGTGCATGCGCTGCTTGCTTGCCGGTGAGTGTCACCATTGTGACTAGGTGTTCTCAGTTGCTTATGCCCTCTGTAGTTTAAGGTGTTTGTTCTTTTAGTAGCCAAATCTTATTACCCAAGTCCACTCTTTCTGAAAAATCAAAGCCCTCACATGTGCATCGTTGGTGAGGCAGCCTAAGCATTACAGTTTGCAAGTAACCTTCCATATCGAAATTAACTTCTGTATGATCTGACCTGTTGAGCTCATCACAAAGACCATAAAATCGGCTCTATCCCTGATGTCCGATAAAAAAGGTGAATTATAGCCTCAGATCAAAAAAGTTTCTTTTCTTCTGTGATTTTGCAGCGGGACTTGCTTATGGAGACATTTGCAGCTACAGAGTAAATATGGGAGCTCTAGCAAAGCCTTGGTGAGTTAGCAACATGCCTACTTTGTGTGGTTGATCAGATAGCTTCAGGATTGTGATGGGGATTTGAACATGTCAGATGTTGTGTTGGTTGGTTTACCTTCAAAATTTATTTTTTAACTTGTGAAACTAGGTTCCTCTGATTTCTGTAAAATTCGGTGATAACAAAAGAATAATAAATTATGATCATACAGTTTACATGCGTAAATAGCACTGCATTCATGTAAATGTTGCTTTATTATCTTCGGTTTTTTGCTCTGGAAACATGGTTGTGCAGGTTTGAGATTTTGTTGGTACAGATTCTTGATAATGTTCTTTACCAAGATAGTCAATGCATTTCAACAAGGAAATGTTACAAGTGCTCTTCTGGTGAAATATGAAGCTTTTCAATGGGGCATTACATTTCACCAGCTAGCTATTCGAAACTAATCAAATCTTGTCTCCGACTGGGATAGCTAGATAATTTCTTATTTAAATTCAAAGCATTCTGATGTGACTGCTTGACTAAACATGATTTGTTTTTCAGGCTTCTCATCTATTTCACACTTCATGCTTATTGCACTGGAATATTTTATGCTTATACGAGGTGCTGGCTGATTAAATTGCAAAGAAGGGGAAGAGCAAACTTGGAAGAAAGGCAAAAACAGCGCCAAAGTGCAGAATAATCGTGGGAGGTTATCCAACTTCAGCGTGCATCAGAAAACGGCCATTGCTAGCTAGCTTGTGTGCTTGCATCAGTAGAGCACAGAGCGATGGATAGGGACGTATAAGTCAGCTCCCATGGGAAGATGTGTGCCAAGAGGAGGCTCGGTCTATAGTTTTCCCCACTGTCAAAGTGGCTAGACTGTCATATATTCCAGGGCTTCACCTCGCCTACACAGGCACCACATTGTAATTGGATGTTAAAGACTCAAAGGTAATTCAACCATTGCTTTGATATTCCTAGGTTTCCGCTATGAATTAATATTAAGAAAATTTGTCTATACATACGTTGATGCTCCTTGCAAGTCACATCAActcatgttttatttctttttggaACGAGCTGCAACACACGGGCAAGATGAAGATTAGAGAAGGCAATTAAGGAGGGAGAGTCATGTTGAAGTTGAGTTTGTATGGTTATAGATTTTAATCCTTGTGCGGGTGGTGTTCTTGAAGTTTCATTTGGTGTTGCTATCAGCAGGCTTATActttcatcatcttctacatcaaGTATAGTGGTTAATTGTTTTGGTCAACTCTGCATTTTATTTCCTCAGAATTACCTCACCGCATTTTGTGGACAACAAAAGTAACAGTATGGTAATTGGTAAAAGTTTTTGGTCCCATAATatcagagtgtgtgtgtgtgtgtgtgtgagagagagagagagagagagagagagagagagagagagaatttagaTATCATTTGGTGGTAGCAAGTTCAAGTAATAGTTTGAACACATTCAAGAAATAGTATAAAGATAATGCATATTACATAAAAATAACACTGAGAATTTAGATGTATTGTTTGTCATGGAGCTGTGGccggccgatttaca
Proteins encoded:
- the LOC123097310 gene encoding transcriptional regulatory protein AlgP; amino-acid sequence: MAASEADARPVLVPGGNKAPAAERKPSPKPLRKAPEKPPAADPAKEDEVQGAKKDAGAATAVGDGGARKGNSSPLPPPRKLQDAPAVNLNASCSSEASAESLRGRAPGGRTERGWSRPTAPKRGKAASKVVEKHADVAEVAAPVTPEAVRGRSRCAWVTPTTGHASELADAYYIQCSAASGATSKNTFF